A single Crateriforma conspicua DNA region contains:
- a CDS encoding serine/threonine protein kinase, producing MIATRTDCPSVDVLNRLVDGNCSQDEFESAVQHVDQCENCQSQLPGLVSKTNGLTNLDSEEDSIFGESACQFAIARLVSINVQRPMEVPMEHIGPYEILEHLGQGGMGMVCLARHNRLKRRCAIKFLPPHRVTEPSWLDRFDREMTTVAALEHPGIVRATDAGTDSGWHYLVMEYLQGMDVGRVAHRLGKIPIADACEIARQTALALAHVHNHDLIHRDIKPSNLMLTNGGTVKLLDLGLVLAGDDPLAADDRLTTVGHLMGTLPAMSPEQLLDSRNVQSASDIYSLGATLYRLIAGRWPHSGDAGLAARVLAITGESGRSKPPPLSDFDPTVDAELERCVRHMMHRQPDQRPNAPEVAERLASWSVDADLKALLRRAESTPVPDVAVTPTFHPATQPASPPPNNPSNRMPSWFGPLGWFAAAALLATVVIQIKTDRGLVTLTTDGKDTSVSVQEDGTLEIESAPQPLEQKSVASADNQTHKKIYLGEDLDHWLNVFRQEQQIERIGQAMRAVELLSRDTPKRAEAARVTLQMANEHGSLLIEDNPDQTGNVNLIGGLPSPSSRFMGYLTQTFPHYLPSPGLAALEESLAEGDEKAKIAAILLLKHFVTGVYVNTRYPERQDSAAAYLSQLGETDQGRPQVEGLLRVLGEASNDLQPIASQSNRQSRVSYTTIDQAYDARHHAWETAVQITGQAGPHIEPPTWIADYVIERSGESIAEFQRRKLDPKTNTTRWSYENPFGFGGFGGGGGGMQTQTSLTAPDWLMPRELFAAAVELQREGRLEMPTDFMAETLTHPSFSWYSSDGLSLQDVAKAMKEIDDNAYARIAYHLDRLFREVDHRYQDSNNAEYVRTLTFLQPRLEEGLAEIYTAHVDQPKSAQQRLEDLMLAIPELQSFGQNTNPDLSIFESMVRALDGRAD from the coding sequence ATGATCGCCACCCGAACCGATTGCCCATCCGTGGACGTCCTGAATCGCTTGGTCGATGGAAACTGTTCTCAAGACGAATTTGAATCTGCGGTACAGCACGTCGATCAATGTGAAAACTGTCAATCACAATTGCCGGGTTTGGTTTCGAAAACCAATGGCCTGACCAACCTGGATTCCGAAGAAGATTCCATCTTTGGTGAATCCGCCTGCCAATTCGCCATCGCACGATTGGTGTCGATCAACGTCCAGCGTCCGATGGAAGTTCCAATGGAACATATCGGACCGTATGAAATCCTTGAACACCTGGGCCAAGGTGGCATGGGGATGGTGTGTCTGGCACGCCACAACCGTTTGAAACGACGTTGCGCGATCAAGTTCCTGCCGCCACATCGTGTTACCGAGCCGAGCTGGCTGGATCGATTCGATCGTGAAATGACCACGGTCGCCGCGCTGGAACACCCCGGCATCGTTCGTGCGACCGATGCGGGCACGGATTCCGGTTGGCACTATCTGGTCATGGAATATTTGCAGGGAATGGATGTCGGCCGCGTGGCCCACCGACTGGGAAAGATCCCCATCGCGGATGCTTGCGAGATCGCACGTCAAACCGCCCTCGCCCTGGCCCACGTTCACAACCACGATCTGATCCATCGCGATATCAAGCCGTCGAACTTGATGCTGACCAACGGCGGGACCGTCAAACTTTTGGACCTGGGGTTGGTGCTTGCCGGCGATGATCCGCTTGCCGCCGATGATCGCCTGACGACGGTCGGACATCTGATGGGAACTTTGCCTGCGATGTCGCCGGAACAATTGCTGGACAGTCGAAATGTACAATCGGCTTCGGACATCTATTCGCTGGGTGCAACCCTGTATCGTTTGATCGCGGGTCGCTGGCCGCACTCGGGTGACGCCGGACTGGCTGCCCGAGTGCTGGCGATCACGGGGGAATCAGGACGATCTAAACCTCCGCCACTAAGCGATTTCGATCCGACGGTCGACGCCGAACTGGAACGCTGTGTCAGGCATATGATGCATCGCCAACCGGATCAACGACCGAATGCACCCGAGGTGGCCGAACGATTGGCATCATGGTCGGTCGACGCGGATTTGAAGGCGTTGCTGCGGCGTGCGGAATCGACGCCGGTACCGGACGTTGCGGTCACCCCCACATTTCATCCGGCCACACAACCGGCTTCACCGCCACCGAACAATCCCAGCAATCGGATGCCCTCTTGGTTCGGACCTCTGGGATGGTTCGCTGCAGCCGCGTTACTGGCAACGGTCGTGATTCAAATCAAAACCGATCGTGGTCTCGTCACGCTCACCACCGACGGGAAAGACACCAGCGTCTCGGTCCAGGAAGACGGCACCCTAGAAATCGAATCGGCGCCCCAACCACTCGAACAGAAATCAGTCGCCTCCGCCGATAACCAGACCCATAAGAAAATCTATCTGGGCGAAGACCTTGATCATTGGTTGAATGTCTTTCGTCAGGAACAACAGATCGAACGCATCGGTCAAGCCATGCGCGCGGTCGAATTGCTTTCACGCGACACGCCGAAACGTGCCGAAGCGGCAAGAGTCACGCTGCAAATGGCCAACGAACATGGATCGCTATTGATCGAGGACAATCCCGATCAAACCGGCAACGTGAACCTGATTGGTGGCCTCCCTTCGCCGTCCTCAAGATTCATGGGCTATCTCACCCAAACGTTTCCCCATTACCTTCCATCGCCCGGCCTCGCTGCACTGGAAGAATCGCTGGCCGAAGGAGACGAAAAAGCCAAGATCGCTGCAATTCTGCTCCTCAAGCACTTCGTCACCGGCGTGTATGTCAACACGCGTTACCCGGAACGCCAAGATTCGGCCGCGGCCTACCTCAGTCAACTTGGCGAAACGGACCAGGGAAGACCGCAAGTGGAAGGCCTTTTGCGAGTACTTGGCGAAGCGTCCAACGATCTACAGCCCATCGCTTCGCAAAGCAATCGTCAAAGTCGCGTCTCGTATACGACAATCGACCAAGCCTATGACGCGCGCCACCACGCCTGGGAAACCGCCGTACAAATCACGGGCCAAGCAGGACCACACATCGAACCTCCCACATGGATCGCAGACTATGTGATCGAGCGTTCCGGGGAATCGATCGCCGAATTCCAGCGGCGCAAGCTTGATCCCAAAACGAACACAACGCGTTGGTCCTATGAAAACCCGTTCGGCTTCGGCGGTTTCGGAGGCGGAGGCGGAGGGATGCAAACGCAAACCAGCCTAACCGCTCCCGACTGGCTGATGCCCCGAGAATTGTTTGCCGCCGCAGTCGAACTGCAGCGTGAAGGCAGGTTGGAGATGCCAACGGATTTCATGGCGGAAACCCTGACACATCCCAGTTTCAGTTGGTATTCCAGCGATGGCCTGTCGCTGCAGGATGTGGCAAAGGCGATGAAAGAGATCGACGACAATGCGTACGCCCGGATCGCCTACCATCTGGATCGCCTCTTCCGCGAAGTCGACCACCGATATCAAGACTCCAACAATGCGGAATACGTCCGCACACTGACCTTCCTACAGCCTCGCTTGGAAGAAGGACTGGCCGAAATCTACACGGCACACGTCGACCAACCGAAATCGGCGCAGCAGCGTTTGGAGGACTTGATGCTCGCCATCCCCGAGTTGCAGTCGTTTGGCCAAAACACCAATCCCGACCTTTCGATTTTTGAAAGTATGGTACGGGCTCTGGACGGTCGGGCGGATTGA